Proteins from a genomic interval of Xylocopa sonorina isolate GNS202 chromosome 4, iyXylSono1_principal, whole genome shotgun sequence:
- the LOC143422664 gene encoding EF-hand domain-containing family member C2 encodes MQRDPRLPCLPGFHFDRNLGRTNFPRNQYFAKIHDGVYYLSEKSDEGDSTRYPSIYARGEVQELPPWIVYDGQRLMFKAFFQETVHERWKTSYQIRMVYISFFLEDGTMKVSEPSVENSGLEQGVLVRRQRIPMPNPVGYRYYDIIDLNVGKEPEIFGRVYKIVDCDKFTRQFLNRMGIPVPDPIDIPKDPYWEFHKQETFPKKPKRKVDTRGDFLRYDKQVLRFYGYWDDTDSLHGIVHDLEIYYYLADNTMEIKENVPPNTGRDSGPMFLRRMKIPKFFTEIDPIGAGDPYTVLNVMGEDTTRGYYTVDPLNAGKLDKKYYKENELGIGAKINVFGRIVVITDMDPFTKEYYRKKYGLDDFTPVERPRKSNEICAKVEKYIPPYNGFGSYEDSLGNCIHMMPKAPKTDIVKFLDYDKQGFDSRVLRFRAKMISDIPENQDRQFIVRVFLMDDTISIFELARRNSGFRRCLFQKRMPVMLPNQEIFVSKKPDYYQPKDFYIGARLNLNDFIFEITSADVYALRYMELHCDKFTKANVKLIMEKLREILKPVYEEFVQFYSGTKSTGEDFQTLPYKKFREILCKYSGDRITEHEMITVARHYSSHEKKEFHSREYIRQLMHTELLRTLWNDLDRLEEDLHHWDRGRTGFLSRDTLYTVLRGARIPVDLELLNSMLDHVHKNEEGKLDYNDLLKFMNVKIDSLPPAPPINIKTALWWASEKEPDCGAGVNWCAFVKDLHMNDEEMNPEEHLKSSNMQDKE; translated from the exons atgcaACGCGATCCTCGACTTCCATGTTTACCAGGGTTTCATTTTGATAGAAAC CTTGGACGGACAAATTTTCCCAGAAATCAATATTTCGCTAAAATACACGATGGAGTTTATTACTTATCAGAAAAGTCTGACGAAGGCGATTCTACTCGTTATCCGTCAATTTATGCACGCGGAGAAGTTCAAGAACTGCCTCCTTGGATTGTTTACGATGGCCAA AGGTTGATGTTCAAGGCATTTTTCCAAGAAACAGTGCACGAAAGATGGAAAACAAGTTATCAAATTCGCATGGTATATATTAGTTTCTTCTTGGAGGATGGGACTATGAAAGTTTCTGAACCGTCTGTGGAGAACAGTGGCCTAGAGCAAG GCGTTTTAGTAAGACGGCAAAGAATTCCAATGCCTAATCCCGTTGGGTACCGATATTACGATATTATCGATTTAAACGTTGGCAAAGAGCCGGAAATTTTTGGGCGAGTATATAAAATCGTGGATTGCGATAAATTTACAAGACAATTTTTAAATCGCATGGGAATTCCAGTTCCAGACCCGATAGATATACCCAAGGATCCCTATTGGGAATTTCATAAACAG GAGACGTTTCCAAAGAAACCAAAACGAAAGGTAGACACACGTGGCGATTTCTTGCGATACGACAAACAGGTGCTTCGGTTCTACGGTTACTGGGACGACACGGATAGTCTTCATGGAATCGTCCACGATCTTGAGATTTACTACTATCTCGCTGATAATACGATGGAGATTAAGGAAAATGTGCCGCCGAATACCGGACGCGATTCCGGTCCCATGTTTTTACGAAGAATGAAAATTCCTAAA TTTTTTACGGAAATTGACCCAATTGGCGCGGGCGATCCTTACACCGTTTTAAATGTTATGGGAGAGGATACGACCCGTGGTTATTACACGGTAGACCCACTGAACGCTGGAAAGTTagataagaagtattacaaagaAAACGAGCTTGGTATTGGAGCGAAAATAAATGTCTTCGGAAGAATAGTCGTTATAACAGATATGGATCCCTTCACAAAAGAATACTACAG AAAGAAGTACGGTTTGGATGATTTCACGCCTGTCGAGAGACCTCGAAAAAGTAATGAAATTTGTGCTAAAGTTGAGAAATATATTCCACCTTACAATGGTTTCGGCTCCTACGAAGACTCGCTCGGAAACTGCATCCATATGATGCCTAAAGCACCTAAAACAGATATCGTTAAGTTCCTCGATTACGATAA GCAAGGCTTCGACAGCCGTGTATTAAGATTCAGGGCAAAAATGATATCCGATATACCGGAGAATCAAGATAGACAGTTTATTGTAAGAGTTTTTCTTATGGACGACACGATTTCTATTTTCGAATTGGCGAGACGAAATTCAG GTTTTAGACGATGTCTCTTCCAGAAGAGAATGCCGGTGATGTTGCCTAATCAAGAGATATTCGTAAGCAAGAAACCGGATTATTATCAGCCGAAGGATTTTTATATTGGAGCACGTCTTAACTTGAACGATTTTATCTTCGAAATTACCTCGGCCGACGTTTATGCTCTTCGTTACATGGAGTTACATTGCGATAAG TTTACGAAAGCGAACGTGAAGTTAATCATGGAAAAATTACGAGAAATATTGAAACCGGTTTACGAGGAATTCGTACAATTTTACTCGGGAACGAAATCAACCGGCGAGGATTTCCAAACGTTGCCATATAAAAAGTTCAG GGAAATTCTGTGCAAGTACTCGGGTGATAGAATAACGGAGCATGAAATGATCACGGTCGCTCGACATTattcttctcatgaaaaaaaGGAGTTTCACAGTCGAGAGTATATAAG ACAGTTAATGCATACGGAACTTTTACGCACGCTATGGAACGATCTGGATCGTTTGGAGGAGGATCTTCATCATTGGGACAGAGGAAGAACAGGATTTTTATCACGCGATACACTCTACACTGTGCTCCGTGGTGCCAGGATTCCGGTTGACTTGGAGCTATTAAATTCTATGCTCGATCA CGTGCACAAGAACGAGGAGGGAAAATTGGATTACAACGATTTGCTGAAATTTATGAACGTCAAAATCGATTCTCTTCCTCCTGCACCGCCGATTAATATTAAG ACGGCACTTTGGTGGGCATCAGAAAAAGAACCGGATTGCGGAGCTGGCGTAAACTGGTGTGCTTTCGTAAAAGATTTACATATGAACGATGAGGAAATGAATCCGGAGGAACATTTGAAATCTTCGAACATGCAA GATAAAGAATAA